A window of the Streptomyces finlayi genome harbors these coding sequences:
- a CDS encoding Pro-rich N-terminal domain-containing protein: MQHAVGAPLPPPQGPGNGPAGRPHQAQHPGPPGHPGPPPIPPPPPGPGWTGPAPRHAPVPPSRETTGHVQLPPGGPVPLPAPPAEPGTGAATLAVLLIGPAGAGKTTVARLWAARRRVPTAHVSLDDVREWVCAGFADPQTGWNDHSEAQYRLARRTCGFAARNFLANGISCILDDAVFPDRPVVGLGGWKRHVGPGLLPVVLLPGLEVVLERNAARSGNRRLSDEEVARIHGRMAGWYGSGLPIIDNSNYDVETTARVLDDVLARSIASPPAW; this comes from the coding sequence ATGCAGCACGCAGTGGGGGCCCCGCTGCCGCCGCCCCAAGGACCCGGAAACGGACCTGCCGGCCGGCCGCACCAGGCCCAGCACCCCGGCCCTCCGGGCCACCCCGGCCCGCCGCCGATACCACCCCCGCCCCCCGGGCCGGGCTGGACCGGCCCCGCGCCCCGGCACGCCCCCGTACCGCCCTCACGCGAGACCACCGGGCACGTGCAGCTGCCGCCGGGCGGCCCCGTACCGCTGCCCGCGCCCCCGGCCGAGCCCGGCACGGGTGCGGCGACCCTCGCCGTGCTCCTGATCGGCCCCGCGGGCGCCGGCAAGACCACTGTGGCCCGGCTCTGGGCCGCCCGCCGCCGCGTCCCCACCGCGCACGTCTCCCTGGACGACGTCCGCGAGTGGGTCTGCGCCGGCTTCGCCGACCCGCAGACCGGGTGGAACGACCACTCCGAGGCCCAGTACCGCCTGGCCCGGCGCACCTGCGGCTTCGCCGCCCGTAACTTCCTCGCCAACGGCATCTCCTGCATTCTCGATGACGCGGTGTTCCCCGACCGCCCCGTCGTCGGCCTCGGCGGATGGAAGCGCCACGTCGGCCCCGGGCTCCTGCCCGTCGTCCTCCTGCCCGGCCTGGAGGTCGTCCTGGAGCGCAACGCGGCCCGCAGCGGCAACCGCCGGCTGTCGGACGAGGAAGTGGCCCGCATCCATGGCCGGATGGCCGGCTGGTACGGCTCCGGGCTGCCCATCATCGACAATTCCAACTACGACGTGGAAACGACCGCCCGGGTCCTCGACGACGTCCTCGCACGTTCCATAGCCAGCCCTCCGGCCTGGTGA
- a CDS encoding M24 family metallopeptidase, translated as MSEVYAVRRGLLRDRCAAAGSAAALVSRPANVRYLAGGAPLGAVLLLGPAEDVLLCPRAPTGDPAEGRPDEALRLTVLPAPDGDPAVAAADLATSLDAASLAVEEHDLTVARHRAMGSVAPRLRLADLGSSVEQLRIVKDEEEIACLRIAAEITDQALGELLESILVGRTERHLALELERRLVDHGADGPAFPTSVATGPHSGHSRHRPTDRRVEEGDFLSVCLGANYRGYRCEIGRTFVIGTTPADWQIELYDLVFAAQRAGREALLPGAAYRDVDHAARHLLVSAGYGEGLAPWTGHGVGLEIDEDPQLAPTAMGKLDACVPVTVEPGVHLPGRGGVRIDDTLVVRPEADGGPELLTITTKELLAL; from the coding sequence ATGTCAGAGGTGTACGCCGTCCGCCGTGGCCTGCTCCGCGACCGGTGCGCCGCCGCGGGGTCCGCGGCCGCCCTGGTCTCCCGCCCCGCCAACGTCCGCTATCTCGCGGGCGGAGCCCCCCTCGGGGCCGTCCTGCTGCTCGGACCCGCCGAGGACGTCCTGCTCTGCCCCCGCGCCCCCACCGGTGATCCCGCCGAGGGGCGCCCCGACGAAGCCCTGCGCCTGACCGTTCTTCCGGCCCCCGACGGCGACCCCGCGGTCGCGGCCGCCGATCTGGCCACCTCCCTGGACGCGGCATCGCTCGCGGTCGAGGAACACGACCTGACCGTCGCCCGGCACCGCGCCATGGGCTCGGTCGCCCCCCGGCTGCGGCTGGCCGACCTCGGCTCCTCCGTGGAACAGCTGAGGATCGTCAAGGACGAGGAGGAGATCGCCTGTCTGCGGATCGCCGCGGAGATCACCGACCAGGCCCTCGGTGAGCTCCTCGAATCGATCCTCGTGGGCCGCACCGAGCGTCACCTCGCCCTGGAACTGGAACGCCGCCTCGTGGACCACGGCGCCGACGGCCCCGCCTTCCCGACCTCCGTCGCCACCGGCCCCCACTCGGGCCACAGCCGTCACAGGCCCACCGACCGACGGGTGGAGGAAGGCGATTTCCTCTCGGTCTGCCTCGGTGCGAACTATCGCGGCTACCGGTGCGAGATCGGCCGCACGTTCGTGATCGGGACGACTCCCGCGGACTGGCAGATCGAGCTCTACGACCTTGTTTTCGCCGCTCAGAGGGCTGGACGGGAGGCACTTCTCCCCGGCGCCGCCTACCGCGACGTGGACCACGCGGCCCGTCATCTGCTGGTCTCCGCGGGCTACGGAGAGGGCCTCGCACCGTGGACCGGGCACGGGGTCGGGCTCGAAATCGACGAGGACCCGCAGCTGGCACCGACAGCCATGGGTAAACTGGACGCTTGTGTGCCGGTCACCGTCGAACCGGGGGTCCACCTCCCGGGCCGGGGCGGTGTCCGGATCGATGACACGCTCGTCGTGCGCCCAGAGGCGGACGGCGGACCCGAGCTACTCACCATTACGACCAAGGAGCTGCTCGCGCTCTAG
- the efp gene encoding elongation factor P → MASTNDLKNGLVLKLDGGQLWSVVEFQHVKPGKGPAFVRTKLKNVLSGKVVDKTFNAGVKVETATIDRRDMQFSYMDGEYFVFMDMSTYDQLMVDRKAVGNAANFLIEGFTASVAQHEGEVLYVELPAAVELTIQHTDPGVQGDRSTGGSKPATLETGYEIGVPLFITTGEKIKVDTRTGDYLGRVNS, encoded by the coding sequence GTGGCTTCCACGAACGACCTCAAGAACGGCCTGGTGCTCAAGCTCGACGGGGGCCAGCTCTGGTCCGTCGTCGAGTTTCAGCACGTCAAGCCCGGCAAGGGCCCGGCCTTCGTGCGCACCAAGCTCAAGAACGTGCTCTCCGGCAAGGTCGTCGACAAGACGTTCAACGCCGGCGTGAAGGTCGAGACGGCCACCATTGACCGCCGCGACATGCAGTTCTCGTACATGGACGGCGAGTACTTCGTCTTCATGGACATGAGCACGTACGACCAGCTGATGGTCGACCGCAAGGCTGTCGGCAACGCCGCCAACTTCCTGATCGAGGGCTTCACCGCCTCCGTCGCCCAGCACGAGGGCGAGGTGCTCTACGTCGAGCTGCCGGCCGCCGTCGAGCTGACCATCCAGCACACCGACCCGGGTGTGCAGGGTGACCGCTCCACCGGTGGCAGCAAGCCCGCCACCCTGGAGACCGGTTACGAGATCGGTGTTCCGCTCTTCATCACCACCGGCGAGAAGATCAAGGTCGACACCCGTACGGGTGACTACCTCGGCCGGGTGAACAGCTAA
- the nusB gene encoding transcription antitermination factor NusB: MAARNKARKRAFQILFEADQRGESVQTVLADWVRLSRTDDRQPPVGEFTMELVEGYAQYADRIDDLIVTYAVDWEIDRMPVVDRSILRLGAYELIWMDGTPDAVAIDEAVQLAKEFSTDDSPSFVNGLLARFKDLKPNLRREQ; the protein is encoded by the coding sequence GTGGCTGCCCGGAACAAGGCCCGCAAGCGCGCCTTCCAGATCCTCTTCGAGGCAGACCAGCGCGGTGAGTCCGTGCAGACGGTCCTCGCGGACTGGGTGCGGCTCTCGCGGACCGACGACCGACAGCCGCCGGTCGGCGAATTCACGATGGAGCTCGTCGAGGGGTACGCGCAGTACGCGGACCGCATCGACGACCTCATCGTCACCTATGCCGTGGACTGGGAGATCGACCGCATGCCGGTCGTCGACCGGAGCATTCTGCGGCTCGGTGCGTATGAGCTGATCTGGATGGACGGGACGCCGGACGCCGTCGCGATCGACGAGGCCGTCCAGCTCGCCAAGGAGTTCTCCACCGATGACTCCCCGTCGTTCGTGAACGGGCTGCTGGCCCGCTTCAAGGACCTCAAGCCGAACCTTCGCCGGGAGCAGTAG